One window of Arthrobacter oryzae genomic DNA carries:
- a CDS encoding DUF6807 family protein yields MTPENFSAGTTYGAASTDGAASTDGAASTDSAGTTDAPAAVDRAVPRVALVGAHGYGARHLDNLARLAGLDRVELVSVADPRPPAEGTLPHGVATFTSLEELLAADPAPDVVILATPIQTHAPLALAAIAAGADVYVEKPPMASLAQFSDVLAAAQESGRLVQVGFQSLGSHALPALDRLVASGEIGEVRGVGAVGTWVRTRGYFKRSRWAGKRSLDGTDVVDGVATNALAHAVATGLRMAGAALAEDVESVETDLYRAHATESDDTSVIRVRTAGGVVLLCALTLCADKQTPPCVTIHGTLGRAEFFYTEDRLTVTTPDGERTETFGRTDLLENLLAARRSPGAHGLLSPLAGNGAFMTVLEAIRTAEPPRAIGARHVSWQGEGDDARPVVRGISHLVRQAAAAQATFAELGVPWARELPAAGTQPVFAVNGKVVARRADGGRITPTSSPRPYLHPVATLAGTVVTDHLPEDHVWHLGAGVAIQDVDGVNFWGGRTFTPGAGAYVWRKDHGRVVTLAVEHDSAGSRLAETLGWLGPDGTPLLHEQRTWSWAAVDSSTWRLTLDFILAPAGPDPVTLGSPGSNGRPQGGYGGFFWRLPAVAAAQVWTAAGDGEDAVHGTVPSVEAPWLAWSGTFRNGEHDGGPATLVFLPRQEPEQPGDPWFVRLAGYPGVGLSLAWEQRATASHARPLHRTVTVLVADGLLSTREIEQLITTLGESA; encoded by the coding sequence ATGACACCCGAAAACTTCAGCGCCGGCACAACCTACGGTGCCGCATCAACGGACGGTGCCGCATCAACGGACGGTGCCGCATCAACGGACAGTGCCGGCACAACTGATGCCCCGGCCGCGGTTGACCGCGCCGTCCCGCGGGTGGCGCTCGTCGGCGCGCACGGCTACGGGGCCCGCCACCTGGACAACCTTGCCCGCCTCGCCGGACTGGACCGTGTGGAACTTGTGTCGGTGGCGGACCCCCGCCCGCCGGCCGAGGGGACGCTTCCTCACGGCGTGGCCACGTTCACCTCGCTGGAGGAGCTCCTCGCCGCGGACCCTGCGCCGGACGTCGTCATCCTGGCCACCCCCATCCAGACGCACGCGCCGCTGGCGCTGGCGGCCATCGCCGCCGGGGCGGACGTCTACGTGGAGAAACCGCCCATGGCGTCGCTGGCCCAGTTCAGCGATGTCCTGGCCGCCGCGCAGGAGTCGGGCAGGCTGGTCCAGGTGGGTTTCCAAAGCCTCGGCTCCCATGCCCTTCCGGCGCTGGACCGGCTCGTTGCGTCCGGTGAAATCGGTGAGGTCCGCGGCGTGGGCGCCGTCGGCACCTGGGTTCGCACCAGGGGCTACTTCAAACGTTCACGCTGGGCGGGGAAACGCAGCCTGGACGGTACCGATGTGGTGGACGGGGTGGCCACCAATGCCCTGGCGCATGCGGTGGCCACCGGGTTGCGGATGGCCGGCGCGGCGTTGGCCGAAGACGTCGAATCAGTGGAGACGGACCTGTACCGTGCCCACGCGACCGAAAGCGATGACACCTCGGTGATCCGGGTGCGCACGGCCGGCGGAGTGGTCCTCCTGTGCGCCCTCACCCTGTGCGCCGACAAACAGACCCCACCCTGTGTCACCATCCACGGCACCCTGGGACGGGCTGAATTCTTTTACACCGAGGACCGCCTGACGGTCACAACGCCCGACGGCGAGCGCACCGAAACATTCGGCCGCACCGATCTGCTGGAAAACCTCCTGGCGGCCCGGCGCTCCCCCGGGGCCCATGGACTACTCAGCCCGCTGGCCGGGAACGGCGCCTTCATGACAGTGCTCGAAGCCATCCGGACAGCGGAGCCGCCCCGCGCGATTGGCGCCAGGCACGTGTCCTGGCAGGGCGAGGGCGACGACGCCCGCCCGGTTGTCCGCGGGATCAGCCACCTGGTGCGCCAGGCCGCGGCGGCACAGGCCACCTTTGCGGAGCTGGGCGTGCCCTGGGCGCGCGAGCTGCCGGCAGCCGGGACGCAACCGGTGTTTGCGGTGAACGGGAAGGTTGTGGCTAGGAGGGCGGACGGTGGCCGGATCACTCCGACGTCATCGCCGCGCCCGTATCTGCATCCGGTAGCAACGCTGGCCGGCACCGTGGTGACTGACCATCTGCCGGAGGACCACGTCTGGCACCTGGGCGCGGGCGTGGCCATCCAGGACGTGGACGGCGTCAACTTCTGGGGCGGCCGCACCTTTACCCCCGGCGCTGGAGCCTATGTGTGGCGGAAGGACCACGGGCGGGTCGTTACGCTTGCGGTGGAGCACGACAGTGCCGGCAGCAGGCTGGCCGAAACCCTGGGCTGGCTCGGGCCGGACGGAACACCCCTCCTCCACGAACAGCGCACGTGGAGCTGGGCCGCCGTCGACTCCTCCACCTGGCGGCTCACGCTCGACTTCATCCTCGCGCCGGCAGGGCCGGACCCGGTCACGCTGGGCAGCCCGGGCTCCAACGGCCGGCCTCAGGGCGGCTACGGCGGCTTCTTCTGGCGCCTTCCCGCCGTCGCCGCGGCACAGGTTTGGACAGCCGCCGGGGACGGGGAGGATGCCGTGCACGGCACGGTCCCCTCCGTTGAGGCGCCGTGGCTGGCGTGGTCGGGAACCTTCCGGAACGGGGAGCACGACGGCGGTCCGGCCACCCTCGTCTTCCTGCCCCGGCAGGAACCGGAGCAGCCCGGCGACCCGTGGTTTGTCCGCCTCGCAGGGTATCCCGGCGTCGGACTGTCGCTGGCGTGGGAGCAGCGGGCAACGGCCAGCCACGCCCGGCCGCTGCACCGGACCGTCACGGTCCTCGTGGCCGACGGCCTCCTGTCCACCCGCGAAATAGAACAGCTGATCACTACCTTGGGGGAATCCGCATGA